In Chloracidobacterium sp., the following proteins share a genomic window:
- a CDS encoding YvcK family protein has product MKHHLFSDSSDGLRFVAIGGGNGLSTLLSGLKRFVHARDTEPVWLDDLSAIVAVSDDGGSSGRLREELQMLPPGDIRNCMVALSEDSRLLSKLFKHRFRGDGDLGGHSFGNIFLAALAEMTGDFAEAVKLSSEILASKGHIYPATVADVRLAANLKDGSIVKGETKISQVGHDIERLYLEPADCKPMPEALAAIEAADVVTIGPGSLFTSLLPPILVDGVADAIAASQSTRVYVCNLMTQPGETTGFTARHHLEIIRDYAPQIEFDYVIVNDHPISTGQADKYADEGAEQIGVHGSISPDTIEGAEIVYGNLLDEGEMVRHQPEKLAQVLLLCALQPRKESITNYQLRITNAERTS; this is encoded by the coding sequence ATGAAGCACCACCTGTTCTCGGACAGTTCTGACGGGCTGCGTTTTGTTGCCATCGGCGGCGGCAACGGCCTGTCGACACTGCTGTCGGGACTCAAACGGTTTGTCCACGCACGCGACACCGAGCCGGTGTGGCTCGATGACCTGTCCGCGATCGTTGCCGTGTCCGACGACGGCGGAAGCTCAGGCCGGCTGCGCGAAGAGCTTCAGATGCTGCCGCCGGGCGATATTCGCAACTGCATGGTCGCGTTGAGTGAAGACTCGCGGCTGTTGTCGAAACTCTTCAAGCATCGCTTTCGCGGCGACGGCGACCTCGGTGGGCATAGTTTTGGGAACATCTTTCTTGCGGCACTTGCCGAGATGACCGGCGACTTTGCCGAGGCTGTCAAGCTGTCGAGTGAGATCCTCGCGAGCAAAGGCCATATCTATCCCGCAACCGTCGCCGACGTGCGGCTGGCGGCCAACTTGAAGGACGGAAGCATCGTAAAGGGCGAGACGAAGATCTCGCAGGTCGGCCACGATATCGAGCGTCTTTATCTTGAACCAGCGGATTGCAAGCCGATGCCGGAGGCCCTAGCCGCGATCGAGGCTGCCGATGTCGTAACTATCGGTCCCGGTTCACTGTTTACGAGTTTGTTGCCGCCTATATTGGTTGACGGCGTGGCTGATGCTATTGCGGCTTCCCAGTCAACAAGGGTATATGTCTGTAACCTGATGACGCAGCCGGGCGAAACGACTGGATTTACAGCGCGGCATCATCTTGAGATAATTCGCGACTATGCTCCGCAGATCGAGTTTGATTATGTGATCGTCAATGATCATCCGATCAGCACCGGCCAGGCCGACAAATACGCCGATGAGGGGGCCGAGCAGATCGGCGTTCACGGCTCGATCTCACCCGACACCATCGAGGGAGCCGAGATCGTCTATGGTAACCTGTTGGACGAAGGCGAAATGGTCCGACATCAGCCTGAGAAATTGGCTCAAGTATTGTTATTGTGTGCTTTGCAACCGCGGAAGGAGTCGATTACGAATTATCAATTACGAATTACGAATGCAGAACGCACTTCCTAA
- a CDS encoding roadblock/LC7 domain-containing protein gives MECAARVVFLIDRDGQPIAFSGDIGNMDTTSFASLAAGNVAATSSMAKLIGEEAFPCVFHEGEHESIYISIIGRALLVVVFDERSTLSLVKIRSKRGSYEVAGILDEATTASASYQLNNNSFFAEITDEDIDSLFS, from the coding sequence ATCGAGTGTGCGGCGCGTGTCGTCTTCCTTATCGACCGCGACGGCCAGCCTATCGCATTCAGCGGCGACATCGGCAACATGGACACGACCAGCTTCGCTTCGCTCGCGGCGGGTAATGTTGCCGCGACGAGCTCGATGGCCAAGCTGATCGGTGAGGAGGCCTTTCCATGCGTGTTTCACGAAGGCGAACACGAGAGCATCTATATCAGCATCATCGGCCGGGCATTGTTGGTTGTCGTCTTTGACGAACGTTCGACACTGAGCCTGGTAAAGATCCGTTCAAAACGAGGCAGCTACGAGGTTGCCGGTATTCTTGACGAAGCAACGACTGCCTCGGCGAGCTATCAGCTAAATAACAATTCGTTCTTTGCGGAGATCACGGACGAAGACATCGACAGCCTGTTCAGTTGA
- a CDS encoding four helix bundle protein, translating into MRPHEKLEVWKKAVDFIVNVYEQTGTFPSDEKFGLTSQIRRAAVSIPANIAEGAARHSDKEFAHFVAVAQGSCSELETELLIGSRLGFLAPGVYSTLRGEADAIGRMFVGLSKHLRQKGDKS; encoded by the coding sequence ATGAGGCCACACGAAAAACTCGAAGTTTGGAAAAAGGCCGTCGACTTTATAGTTAATGTCTATGAGCAGACGGGAACTTTTCCGTCAGATGAGAAATTCGGCCTCACATCTCAGATAAGACGTGCGGCGGTTTCAATCCCGGCGAATATTGCCGAAGGAGCGGCAAGACACTCGGACAAAGAATTCGCACACTTCGTCGCCGTTGCGCAAGGCTCGTGCAGTGAACTCGAAACGGAACTTCTGATCGGGTCTAGACTTGGTTTCCTAGCTCCAGGGGTTTATTCGACATTGAGAGGTGAGGCAGACGCGATCGGTCGAATGTTCGTGGGCTTGTCGAAGCATTTGCGTCAAAAGGGCGACAAATCCTGA
- a CDS encoding GTPase domain-containing protein: MTFINYASREINCKIVYYGPGLCGKTTNLQYIYDSTAPQAKGKLISLATETDRTLFFDFMPLELGTVRGFKTRFHLYTVPGQVYYDASRKLILKGVDGVVFVADSQEERMDANVESLYNLEENLQTQGYELNNIPYVLQLNKRDLPNVIPAHDLTGELQKKGEPVFEAVATNGTGVFDTLKAVAKQVLTELRKG; encoded by the coding sequence ATGACTTTCATCAATTACGCATCACGCGAGATCAACTGCAAGATCGTTTACTACGGCCCGGGTTTGTGCGGCAAGACGACGAATCTGCAATACATCTACGACTCGACCGCGCCGCAGGCGAAGGGCAAACTCATCTCGCTCGCGACCGAGACGGACCGGACGCTGTTCTTTGATTTCATGCCGCTGGAACTGGGGACCGTTCGCGGCTTTAAGACGCGATTCCACCTTTACACGGTTCCGGGACAGGTCTATTACGACGCGTCACGAAAGCTCATTCTCAAGGGCGTAGACGGCGTCGTTTTCGTCGCCGACAGCCAGGAAGAGCGGATGGACGCCAACGTCGAATCGCTCTATAACCTCGAAGAAAACCTGCAAACTCAGGGCTACGAGCTAAACAATATCCCTTACGTTCTGCAATTGAACAAACGCGATCTGCCAAACGTAATTCCGGCTCACGACCTGACCGGCGAACTTCAAAAGAAGGGCGAACCCGTATTCGAAGCCGTCGCCACCAACGGCACCGGCGTTTTTGACACACTCAAAGCCGTGGCCAAACAGGTCCTTACCGAGCTTCGAAAAGGGTAA